From the genome of Bos javanicus breed banteng chromosome 23, ARS-OSU_banteng_1.0, whole genome shotgun sequence:
CACTTCTTCTCATTCTGGTTTCATATAGCTTCATTGCTGTAGCTGTGCTCAAGATCAAGTGTGCAGCAGGGAGACAAAAAGCATTTGGGACCTGTTCCTCTTATCTCATTGTGGTATCCATCTTCTATGGGACTGTTATCTACATGTACATACAACCAGGAAACAGTCCATCTCAGGATGAGGGTAAACTACTCAATATCTTTTACTCTATTGTTACTCACAGCTTGAACCCACTGctctatcaattcagttcagttcagttgctcagtcatgtcctactctttgcaaccccatgaatcacagcatgccaggcctccctgtccttcaccaactcctgaagttcactcaaactcatgtccatcgaatcagtgatgccatccagccatctcatcctctgtctgatCTATACACAAAGGAATAAGGAGTTCAAGGGGGCCATGAAGAGGctgattagaaaagaaaaactttctgTAGAAACAATAGGACACTAACATCTTTTCACAAGGCATTTCCAATAAAGAAATTGGCCCCATGTAACCTTTAGttcattgtgaaattattttagtaGCAGCCTTtacctaaaaatgaaaataatgcctAGAAAATGTGCTTATATTTTAATGTCAGTATCCTATAATGCCAAGTTGATTCTCAACTAATCAAAGTCACTAActaatggccaacaggcacaagaaaagatgctcaatatcatcaatcattagagaaatccaaatcaaaattacagtgaggtatcacctcacaacagtcagaatggctgtcatttaaaagtctacagataataaatgctgaaaaggctgtggagaaaaaggaaccctcctacattgttggtgggaatgttagtTGGAGCAGCCAGTATGGAaatcagtatggaggttcctttaaaagctAAAGATAGAGTTACTACACAATCTTGAAACCCCATTCCTTGGCATGGGAGAAAACTCTActtaaaaaagatatatgcaccccaatgctcatagcagcacaacttacaatagccaagacatggaactgTACgtaccttccagatgttcaagctggatttagaaaaggcagaggaaccagagatcaaattgtcaacatccgttggatcatcgaaaaagctagagagttccagaaaaatatctacgtctgctatcatggcatctggtcccatcacttcatgggaaatagatggggaaacagtggaaacagtgtcagacttcatttttctgggctccaaaatcactgctgatggtgactgcagccacgaaattaaaagacacttactccttggaaggaaagttatgaccaacctagatagcatattcaaaagcagagacattactttgccaacaaaggttcgtctagtcaaggctatggtttttcctgtggtcatgcatggatgtgagagttggactgtgaagaaggctgagcaccaaagaattgatgcttttgaactgttgtgttggagaagactcttgagagtcccttggactgcaaggagatccaaccagtccattctgaaggagatcagccctgggatttctttggaaggaataatgctaaagctgaaactccagtcctttggccacctcatgtgaagagttgactcattggaaaagactctgatgctgggagggattgggggcaagaggagaaggggatgacagaggatgaggtggctagatggcatcactgacttgatagacgtgagtcagagtgaactccgggagttggtgatggacagggaggcttggcctgctgcaattcatggggtcacaaagagtcggacatgactgaacaactgaactgaactgaactgatacctcctAGTGTTAATTGAATTGAGACCCTCTCTTGAAGACAGCATTTCAACCACAACTCCCTTATGAGGAAATAATCCCACACTCACTACTTTAGAAAGTGGTATTTGAGCTATTGGCTTTATTCTATTTCTAGATCATTCCTTTtgctcctatttttaaaatacatggatTCATTTGAACCTCATGTCATTTTGGCTGAGCAACTATCTAGACTAGAACTTTCCACAGTGTGGTCCTAAGCagcctgcatcagaatcacccatggttttatttaaaatgcCCATCCCAGGGCACAATCAAATGCTTTTAATCAGAAATTCTGAGTATGAAACACAAgtactttaatttttaacaagTATACCATGTGAATCTTATGAATTCTAAAGCCTGAGGAACCATGTACCTTCTTCCCTTCATACTGCTGTCATTTACTGGTATCATGACCTCTCTCCACATGCATTTACATTTTGGCATCAGATGCACAACTTTTCACTTACTAAAAGACCTGGTATCATTGCAGCCTATGTCAAAAGTAAGATGAACTTTTAAATACGCCGGCATCCCTGTTTGCATCTCCAAGGTAGATACCACTTTTCATTTCAGGTACTCATTACTGTGTCCACATCATAAACCTCAACATTCCCTAGAGCTGCTCCAGCTTTACTATCTTAAAGCAATATGTCACAAAACGACCTCTGTCCTTTTAGATTCCTTCCCATTTGCTTCCTTTAATCTTAGAATAGAGTGGAAAGATAACAAATGCTTATACAACCATTGTTCTCTTATCAACagtgagaaatgtattttttttatcgTGCTCCTTTTATTACACTCAGTAAACCATCCTTAGTATGAAATGAATggttagatatataaatataagacaTAACATGAGAAAATCTAGGGCAAAAATCCTCATTTTAATCCAAGACCACAAATATCAGCTCCAGTTAGTCTTCATCAGCAacttacccattttttttttcttacacaaAGACAAGCTTGATAATTTAACTCTTCCTAGTTGGTGGTTAAGGCTCTAGAATGTCCTTACcttttttaaagatcattttaaaaCCAAAGCACTAATTTGACACAGTAAAAGCACAATACAAAGATCCAAATTTCAAATCTGGCTTTTGCTAGATAGAGTTTAAGAATAAAGAAACATTCTTCCCTTTcttgataataatttaaaatataaataattgtatTAAGTCCCAAGACCCATTGAATAGAGAATGTGAAAGTTTCTGGTATAAAAACTACCTTAGAAGTCTGATAGTCATTTCATTCTACAGAGGGACAGAGACtggattttgtttgctttctgtaATTACTTCACAATCTCCCTCCTTTTCAACATTGAGATTCACAAATGAACTGGATGCCAGCGTTTCTGGTTGATCGGACTGAACAACGGAATCAGCCTGCAGCTTATTTTGTTAGTATTGTCTTTCTGCTTCTTCTGacattctattttcttcttcttcttcttcttcttcctccttcttcatcCGGTAATACTCATCAATTGCATTCTGGTATTTTGGGGTGCTGATGCCCAAAACAGATGCAATCTTCTCTCCAAGAAAGTCACAAACTGAGAGGGTGGATGTGGCAGCACAAAGCATGTGAAACCATAAGTAGGGGCCCCAGGTAAGTTTTGTCGGATCAACAGGAGGCAGAACGTCTTTCTTCTCCAGGCTGTCCACTTCATCTTCGTCTATGCTGTACTCTGCCATTGTTTCACCGCTAACAAAGTGGATGACTCTCCTTgggactttcttcttttttcctatgACTCCCAGTTCTACATTTTCAAAGCCTCTTTAGCATTACTCATCTGCTGTGCCGATTCCCTGAACGCCGAGGCGGCCACAGCTCCCGAGGCATTCACGGCTTCTCCCTCCTCACAGCTCGCTGGCTCCCGCTCCATCGCTGCCGACGCCACAGGACTGCTGGCGCGGCAGGGCCCGCCTAGCGCCAGGCCGAGAAATGTATTGTTATTTCTTACAAGTTTAGTGTCGGTTTGAGTAACTTAATGCTTTTttaaggagggaggtgggagaagggttcaggatgagaaacacgtgtacacccgtggcggattcatgttgatgtatggcaaaaccaatacaatattgtaaagtaattatcctccaattaaaataaataaatttatattaaaaaaatcacaaataataattcattttaaaaatttaatatgaaaTCTCCAAATCAGAAACAAGTGGTACAGTTCATTAGTATAGGAAAATGGGATGGAATAGGGCCTCATACTAATTCCATCTCCTCATGCAATAGGCATCAGCAGATGGGAGGTATAGTTGATTAGACAATCTTACAGGAGAATCAAGTTTATACCCTTGATTTCAGTGAAACAAACTAGAGTAGTGAACACTTATAAGTGGTAGATAAAAAtcatcaataaataaattttggtgGATAATATGCAAAAGTCAAAAGGCATGAGGCATGGTAATCAGACCAAAGCAGGAGTTGAAAAGCAAGTGTCTCCCCGTTAAgatgataaattaaaaatattttggttaatATCTCTATATAGCTTTGGACAATAAACTCCATGATGTTAGTGATTTTTTGTgtcttaaaaagtgaaagttgctcagtcatgtctgactctttgcaaccctatggactatcagttcagttcagtcgctcagtcgtgtccaactctttgtgaccccatgaatcgcagcacaccaggcctccctgtccatcaccaactcccggagttcacccagactcacatccatcgagtcagtgatgccatccagccatctcatcctctgtcgtccccttctcctcctgcccccaatccctcccagtatcagagtcttttccaatgactatggactatacagtccatgaaattctccaggccagaatactggagtgggtagcctttcctttctccaagggtattcccaatccagggatcgaacccaggtctcccacattgtaggcagattttttacaaattgagacATAAGGGACTTATCTACCATTACATACCCAGAATCTAGTGCAAAATAGAtgactagtaaaaaaaaaaaaaaaaaagaatgaataagaatTGGATTTGATAAAAAGAAAGCCATTTCATTATGACAGAGACTCAGAATGAGGAAAAATGAAGTCAGTTCCTATCATTGGAggcccagaatattggagctcAAACTAAGAAACTTGGATACAGGTTTGTAGAGCAGTAGCACCAGACAGCAGTAAGTACTGACCTCTGCTTGGCAAACACTGGTGCAATGGGGATTTCTAGGCACATCACACATCAACAAAGGACAGACTGAAGCAAGAAGGCAGAAGTAACTCAAAACTAGACGAACTGATTAGATTACGTAAGTATTTCTTGAACACTCTCTAAAAATGTTAGGAGCCTTGTTGGGACTAGATGTTTAGATGGAAGTAATAGTTGGGAAATAGAAACACTATAGTGgaggaaaatagaacaaaggaaagagaaatcatGGAAAGGCATGAAATGTTATACTTAGTCTTTTATTTTgcaagtttgtgtttcttttgttGCCCCAATTCAACTATATTATGTGCTATTTAATATgactaataaatatattcatttctacCATATACTGTGCCTAAACCAGCACCATGAAGCAAATAAGGCTTAATCAATGATTGATGAATAGGACTGAAATCTCAGCTTGAGCAAACTGCAGCTCCTTTTCTACTACTCTAAGGTTGGGAGGTATATCTTCAGCTTTTTATgataaagttattttctttctcaggttAAGCAAACATCCAATATATGTCAACATCTTTAGTTATTCTGAATATTCCAGGTCCTCCTCCCCAGCCTTATTAGTGCCCCCTTTACCTCCTTGTTCCTTAGAGTGTAGATGAGCGGGTTAAGAGTTGGGGTTACAACAGTGTAGAAAAGGGTGAGAAACTTGCCCTGTTCATGAGCATAGCGACTCTTGGGTTGAAGATAAACAGCTGTGACAGTGCCATAGAAGAGGGACACTACAAGAAGATGAGAAGTGCAGGTGCCAAATGCTTTCTTCTTCCCTGCAGTTGACTTTATTCTCAGCACAGCTTTAGCAATAGCAACGTAAGAGGAAAGGATAATAATCAAGGGCACCACCAGGAGTATAATACCAGCTATGAGTATCTGGATTTCAATGTCAGTGGTGTCTGCACTAGAGACCTGAATGAGGGCTGGAACTTCACACACTATGTCATCCACCCTCTGGTGGGAGCAGAAAGGTAACCGGAGGGTAGCAGGAGACTGAATCAGAGACTGAATCAGGCCAGTCCCCCATGCTAGGACGGCCAGCTGTAGACAAAGTTTTGGGTGCATGAGAGTGGTATATTGCAGTGGATGACACACTGCCACACAGCGGTCCACAGCCATGACCACAAGCAGGACACATTCAGTGGTCCCAAGCCACAAGAAGATATAGAGTTGAATGGCACAGCCAGTGTAGCTGATGGTCTTCTCTGGACCCCAGAAATTAACCAACATTTGTGGAACACAGCTGCTGGTGAAACAGAGATCTAGCAGAGATAGGTTAGAAAGAAAGTAATACATCGGGCTGTGGAGTTTTGGATCCTTCAAGGAGACAAGAATTATGACCACATTTCCTGTAATAGTTAAGCAATAAGAGATCAGAATTACTGAAAAGAGCATCCTCTCCAAATATGGCTTGTCAGAGAAGCCTAGAAGGATGAAATCACTGTGGCTGTCATTGCAGATTGTGAACATAGCTTCTAGAGCAATCATTTCTTCAGGGAATGGTTCAAAAGAAGTTGCTCAAAGGCCTGTGAGGTTCCAGTACAGAAACAGGAGGAGGGGCAGTATGAATTATTTGATTCCTTTTTACTCAAGAATGAGAGTTTTGCATCCTTATTTTGGGAAAACAATACAAGATTTAGTGATCTGTTTTAATCTTCGATACTCATCACtctgtttttcttcctcctttacaTCTTCTTCATATGTTGCatttttagaactctgcattagaaacaatacttaaaataaatattaaacatatgtattagtaaaattaactttattacaTATTATAATATCATTTCATCTTTGCTCTCAAAGATCATACATTTATAACATTTATCATAAACTTTTGATACACCTTAAAGTTCAATCGTATTCTCTTTCAACTTCTTTATTCACTTTGTGCTCTTATTTCTGTGTCTTTGTATTGCAATTTGTGTGAATACCTTGCTCCCATACCTCAatcttcattcttccttttccctttctcttcctcattcAGCCTTCCTACCACTCTCTCGATTTCTGAGCTTGAATTCTTCCtcaaatcccttgcattcctatacactaacaatgagaaaacagaaagagaaattaaggaaacaatcccattcgccattgcaacgaaaagaataaaatacttaggaatatatctacctaaagaaaaaaagacctatatgtagaaaactataaaatactggtgaaagaaatcaaagaggacacaaatagatggagaaatatactgtgttcatggatcagaagaataaatatagtgaaaatgagtatactacccaaagcaatctatagattcaatgcaatccctatcaagctaccagtggtatttttctgagaattagaacaaataatttcacagtttgtatgaaaatacaaagaaccttgaagccaaagccatcttgaaaagaagaatggaactggaggaatcaacctgcctgacttcaggctctactacaaagccacagtcatcaagaaagtatggtactggcacagacagaaatatagatcaatgaaacaaaacagaaatcccagagataaatccacgcacctatggaaaccttatctttgacaaaggaggcaagaatatacaatggattaaagacaatctctttaacaagtggtgctgggaaaactggtcaaacacttgtaaaagaatgaaactacaacactttctaacacatatacaaaacaaactcaaaatgtattaaagatctaagCGTATgaccggaaactataaaactcctagaggaaaacataggcaaaacactctctgacaagaccacagcaggatcctctatgacccaccttctagaatattagacataaaagcaaaaataaacaaatgggacctaattaaaattaaaagcttctgcacaacaaaggaaattataagcaaagtgaaaagacagccttcagaatgggagaaaataatagcaaatgaagcaactgacaaagaattaatctcgaaaatatacaagcaattcctgcagctcaattccagaaaaataaaagaccaaatcaaaaagtgggccaaagaactaaacagacagttctccaaagaagacatacagatggctaacaaacacatgaaaagatgatcaacatcactcattatcagagaaatgcaaatcaaaaccacaataaggtaccatttcacaccagtcagaatggctgctatctaaagtctacaagcaataaatgctggagagggtgtggagaaaagggaaccctcttactctgttggtggaaatgcaactagtacagccactatggagaacagtgtggagattccttaaaaacctggaaacagaggaggagctaagatggcggaggagtaggatggggagaacactttctcccccacaaattcatcaaaagaacatttaaacaccgagtaaattccacaaaacaacttctgaaagccggcagaggacatcaggcacccagaaaagcaaccgaagtcttcgaaaggagagagaagaaatacagctccactcaccagaacaccgacgcAAGCTttcctaaccaagaaaccttgacaagccacctgtacaaacccacacagagcgaggaaacgccacaataaagagaactccacaaactgccagaatacagaaaggacaccccaaactcagcaatttaaacaagatgaagagacagaggaatacccagcagataaaggaacaggataaaagcccaccaaaccaaactacagaggaagagatagggaatctacctgataaagaattccgaataatgatagtgaaattgatccaaaatcttgaaatcaaaatggaatcacagataaatagcttggagactaagatcgagaagatgcaagaaaggtttaacaaggacctagaagaaataaaagagagtcaatataaaatgaataatgcaataaatgaaattaaaaacactctggaggcaacaaatagtagaataacagaggcagaagataggattagtgaattagaagatagaatggtagaaataaatgaatcagagaggataaaagaaaaacgaattaaaagaaatgaggacaatctcagagacctccaggacaatattaaacactacaacattcgaatcataggggtcccagaagaagaagacaaaaagaaagaccatgagaaaatacttgaggagataatagttgaaaacttccctaaaatgggaaaggaaataatcacccaagtccaagaaacccagagagtcgcaaacaggataaacccaaggtgaaacaccccaagacacatattaatcaaattaacaaagatcaaacacaaagaacaaatattaaaagcagcaagggaaaaacaacaaataacacacaagggaattcccattaggataacagctgatctttcaatagaaactcttcaagccaggagggaatggcaagacatacttagagggatgaaagaaaataacctacagcccagattattgtacccagcaaggatctcattcaaatatgaaggagaaatcaaaagcttctcagacaagcaaaagctgagagaattcagcaccaccaaaccagctctccaacaaatactaaaggatattctctagacaggaaacacaaaaacagtgtataaactcgaacccaaaacaataaagtaaatggcaacgggatcatacttatcagtaattaccttaaatgtaaatgtgttgaatgtcccaaccaaatgacaaagactggctgaatggatacaaaaacaagacccctacatatgttgtatacaagagacccacctcaaaacaggggacacatacagactgaaagtgaagggctggaaaaagattttccatgcaaatagggaccaaaagaaagcaggagtagcaatacttatatcagataaaatagactttaaagcaaaggctgtgaaaagagacaaagacggtcactacctaatgatcaaaggatcaatccaagaagaagatataacaattataaatatatatgcacccaacacgagagcactgcaatatgtaagacaaatgctaacaagtatgaaaggagaaattaacaataacacaataatagtgggagactttaataccccactcacacctatggatagatcaactaaacagaaaattaacaaggaaacacaaacgttaaacgatacaatagaccagttagacctaattgatatctataggacatttcatcccaaaacaatgaattacacctttttctcaagcgcacatggaaccttctccaggatagatcacatcctgggccataaatctagccttggtaaattcaaaaaaatagaaatcattccaagcatcttttctgaccacaatgcaataagattagatctcaattacaggagaaaaactatttaaaattccaacatatggaggctgaacaacacgctgctgaataaccaacaaatcacagaagaaatcaaaaaagaaatcaaaatttgcatagaaactaatgaaaatgaaaacacaacaacttaaaacctgtgggacactttaaaagcagtcctaagggggaAAGTTCATTgctatacaggcatacctaaagaaacaagaaaaaagtcaaataaataacctaaccctacacctaaagcaactagaaaaggaagaaatgaggaaccccagggttagtagaaggaaagaaatcttaaaaattagggcagaaataaatgaaaaagaaacaaaagagaccatagcaaaaatcaacaaagccaaaagctggttctttgaaaggataaataaaattgacaaaccattagccagactcatcaagaaacaaagggagaaaaatcaaatcaataaaattagaaatgaaaatggagagatcacaacagacaacacagaaatacaaacgatcataagagactactatcaacaattatatgccaataaaatggacaacatggcagaaatggacaaattcttagaaaagtacaactttccaaaactggaacaggaagaaatagaaaatcttaacagacccatcacaagcacggaaattgaaactgtaatcaaaaatcttccagcaaacaaaagcccaggtccagacggcttcacagctgaattctaccaaaaatttagagaagagctaacacctatcctgctcaaactcgtccagaaaattgcagaggaaggtaaacttccaaactcattctatgaggccaccatcaccctaataccaaaacctgacaaagatcccacaaaaaaagaaaactacaggccaatattactgatgaacatagatgcaaaaatccttaacaaaattctagcaatcagaatccaacaacacattaaaaagatcatacaccatgaccaagtgggctttatcccagggatgcaaggattcttcaatatccgcaaatcaatcaatgtaatacaccacattaacaaattgaaaaacaaaaaccatatgattatctcaatagatgcagagaaaacctttgacaaaattcaacatccatttataataagaactctccagaaagcaggaatagaagaaacatacctcaacataataaaagctatatatgacaaacccacagcaaacattatcctcaatggtggaaaattgaaaacatttcctctaaagtcaggaacaagacaacggtgcccactttcaccattactattcaacatagttttggaagttctggccacagcaatcagagcagaaaaagaaataaaaggaatccaaattggaaaagaagtaaaactctcactgtttgcagatgacatgatcctttacatagaaaaccctaaagactccaccagaaaattactagaactaatcaatgattatagtaaagttgcaggatataaaatcaacacacaaaaatcccttgcattcctatacactaataatgagaaaactgaaagagaaattaaggaaacaattccattcaccattgcaacagaaagaataaaatacttaggaatatatctacctaaagaaattaaagacctatatatagaaaactataaaacactggtgaaagaaatcaaagaggacactaatagatggagaaatataccatgttcatggattggaagaattaatatagtgaaaatgagtatactacccaaagcaatttatagattcaatgcaatccctatcaagctaccaacggtattcttcacagagctagaacaaataatttcacaatttgtatggaaatacaaaaaacctcgaatagccaaagcgatcctgagaaagaagaatggaactggaggaatctacctgacttcaggctctattacaaagtcacagttatcaagacagtatggtactggcacaaagacagaaatattgatcaatggaacaaaatagaaagcccagagataaatccacgcacctatggataccttatctttgacaaaggaggcaagaatatacaatggattaaagacaatctctttaacaagtggtgctgggaaaactggtcaaccacttgtaaaagaatgaaactagaacactttctaacaccttacacaaaaataaactcaaaatggattaaagatctaaacataagaccagaaactataaaactcctagaggagaacataggcaaaacactctccgacatacatcatagcaggatcctctatgacccacctcccagaatattggaaataaaagcaaaaataaacaaatgggacctaattaaacttaaaagcttctgcacaacaaaggaaactattagcaaggtgaaaaggcagccttcagaatgggagaaaataatagcaaatgaagcaacggacaaacaactaatctcaaaaaaatacaagcaactcctacagctcaactccagaaaaataaatgacccaatcaaaaaatgggccaaagaactaaatagacatttctccaaagaagacatacagatggctaacaaacacatgaaaagatgctcaacatcactcattatcagagaaatgcaaatcaaaaccactatgaggtaccatttcacgccagtcagaatggctgtgatccaaaagtctacaagcaataaatgctggagagggtgtggagaaaagggaaccctcttacactgttggagggaatgcaaactagtacagccactatggagaacagtgtggagattccttaaaaaactggaaatagatctcccttatgacccagcaatcccactgctgggcatacacactgaggaaaccagaagggaaagagacacgtgtaccccaatgttcatcgcagcactgtttataatagccaggacatggaagcaacctagatgcccatcagcagatgaatggataagaaagctgtggtacatatacacaatggagtgttactcagccattaaaaagaatgcatttgaatcagttctaatgagatggatgaagctggaacctattatacagagtgaagtaagccagaaagaaaaaccccaatacagtatactaacacatatatatggaatttagaaagatggtaacaataaccctgtgtacgagactgcaaaagagacaccgatgtatagatcactcttatggactctgtgggagagggagagggtgggaagatttggcagaatagcattgaaacatgtataatatcatgtatgaaatgagtcgccagtccaggttcgatgcatggtactgg
Proteins encoded in this window:
- the LOC133235923 gene encoding olfactory receptor 2H2-like translates to MFTICNDSHSDFILLGFSDKPYLERMLFSVILISYCLTITGNVVIILVSLKDPKLHSPMYYFLSNLSLLDLCFTSSCVPQMLVNFWGPEKTISYTGCAIQLYIFLWLGTTECVLLVVMAVDRCVAVCHPLQYTTLMHPKLCLQLAVLAWGTGLIQSLIQSPATLRLPFCSHQRVDDIVCEVPALIQVSSADTTDIEIQILIAGIILLVVPLIIILSSYVAIAKAVLRIKSTAGKKKAFGTCTSHLLVVSLFYGTVTAVYLQPKSRYAHEQGKFLTLFYTVVTPTLNPLIYTLRNKEVKGALIRLGRRTWNIQNN